One Deinococcus sp. LM3 DNA segment encodes these proteins:
- a CDS encoding O-antigen ligase family protein: MTAPTTDTTAHAPTLRARVARTAEWTALLAACLTIAWGPLAQGSAFGWGFSGLILLGSVTVALTLIATGLRGRLDLPNPLMTLSALAFLGWVWFSASGAPDHLEGLRWAGIWTATLGTALCVHALARTHARQQTVLSAFLLTGGAAVTLALLQQQGHLIPGFTYLDGVPEKILTGPYFHPSHYSGYLITVAALTGTVLLNTRPGWHTLPILALAAGAQYTNLFTDGSSIPAVMLAAGVPVIVWAWKHRPWAGVTLSAAALAAAAWVVITLTTPAGQAQFNALKGQFGIESQNFEGFVQGREDIHWFGVSMWETHQYRGSGVGQWGTEYQRYRPEPAEGIASTYVNYAHNDALQVAAELGLIGAALLAVTLLVSLIGRGWTPLAMTGAAALPVYLFTGLYDSHLSAIPGTMIGAYVLILGARALRPAPPARPEVPAPVPVDLSF; encoded by the coding sequence ATGACCGCCCCCACCACCGACACCACCGCCCATGCGCCCACCCTGCGCGCCCGCGTCGCCCGCACCGCCGAATGGACCGCCCTGCTCGCCGCGTGCCTGACCATCGCCTGGGGTCCCCTGGCGCAGGGCAGTGCCTTCGGCTGGGGCTTCAGCGGCCTGATCCTGCTGGGCAGCGTCACCGTCGCCCTGACCCTGATCGCCACCGGCCTGCGCGGCCGCCTGGACCTCCCCAACCCCCTCATGACCCTGAGCGCCCTGGCGTTCCTGGGCTGGGTGTGGTTCAGCGCCAGCGGCGCCCCCGACCACCTGGAAGGCCTGCGCTGGGCCGGCATCTGGACCGCCACCCTCGGCACCGCCCTGTGCGTCCACGCCCTGGCCCGCACGCACGCACGGCAACAGACGGTCCTCAGCGCGTTCCTGCTGACCGGCGGCGCGGCAGTCACCCTGGCCCTCTTACAACAGCAGGGGCACCTGATCCCCGGCTTCACGTACCTGGACGGCGTACCCGAGAAGATCCTGACCGGCCCGTACTTCCACCCGAGCCACTACAGCGGCTACCTGATCACCGTCGCCGCCCTGACGGGCACCGTCCTGCTGAACACCCGCCCCGGCTGGCACACCCTGCCCATCCTGGCCCTGGCGGCCGGAGCGCAGTACACGAACCTGTTCACGGACGGCAGCTCCATCCCAGCCGTCATGCTGGCCGCCGGCGTGCCCGTGATCGTGTGGGCCTGGAAACACCGCCCCTGGGCCGGGGTTACCCTCTCGGCCGCCGCGCTGGCTGCCGCCGCATGGGTCGTGATCACTCTGACGACACCCGCCGGACAGGCGCAGTTCAACGCCCTGAAAGGCCAGTTCGGGATCGAAAGCCAGAACTTTGAAGGCTTTGTTCAGGGGCGCGAGGACATTCACTGGTTCGGCGTGTCCATGTGGGAAACACACCAGTACCGGGGCAGCGGTGTAGGCCAGTGGGGAACCGAGTACCAACGCTACCGCCCGGAACCCGCCGAGGGGATAGCCAGCACCTACGTCAACTACGCCCACAACGACGCCCTTCAGGTCGCCGCCGAACTGGGACTGATCGGCGCGGCGCTGCTGGCCGTGACCCTGCTGGTCAGCCTGATCGGGCGTGGCTGGACGCCCCTGGCCATGACCGGGGCAGCGGCCCTGCCCGTCTACCTGTTCACGGGCCTGTACGACAGCCACCTGAGCGCCATTCCCGGCACCATGATCGGCGCGTACGTGCTGATCCTCGGCGCACGAGCCCTGCGGCCTGCTCCACCCGCCCGGCCTGAAGTCCCGGCCCCGGTTCCCGTGGATCTGAGCTTCTGA
- a CDS encoding NAD-dependent epimerase/dehydratase family protein translates to MPETHVPSTATSDPLRILITGSAGFVGSHLVERFLNEGHTVIGVDNYISGQVSNTDLFREHPRFTFIEADVSHGIPYTGDKLDWVMHFASPASPPHYQQFPVETLMVGAQGTQNGLELAHAHGAGFFLASTSEVYGDPLVHPQPETYWGNVNPIGVRSCYDEAKRYAEAITMAYHRSRGVNTRIIRIFNTYGPRMRPDDGRVITNFVHQALRGEPLTVYGDGSQTRSFQYIDDLVEGISRLMMVKYHEPVNLGNDEEFTMLQLIEILRDVLQKPLHHDFHLLPSDDPVKRRPCLMRRREVIGEFLAKPLNSGIENMIGDLNN, encoded by the coding sequence ATGCCCGAAACGCACGTCCCCAGCACCGCCACCAGCGACCCGCTGCGCATCCTGATCACCGGCAGCGCCGGCTTCGTCGGCAGCCACCTCGTCGAACGCTTCCTGAACGAGGGGCACACCGTCATCGGCGTGGACAACTACATCAGCGGGCAGGTCAGCAACACCGACCTGTTCCGTGAGCACCCGCGCTTCACGTTCATCGAGGCGGACGTCAGCCACGGTATCCCCTACACCGGCGACAAGCTCGACTGGGTCATGCACTTCGCCAGCCCCGCCAGCCCCCCCCACTACCAGCAGTTCCCCGTCGAGACGCTGATGGTCGGCGCGCAGGGCACGCAGAACGGCCTGGAACTCGCGCACGCGCACGGCGCCGGGTTCTTCCTCGCCAGTACCAGCGAGGTGTACGGTGACCCCCTGGTGCACCCGCAACCCGAGACGTACTGGGGCAACGTGAACCCCATCGGCGTGCGCTCCTGCTACGACGAGGCCAAACGCTACGCCGAGGCGATCACCATGGCGTACCACCGCAGCCGCGGCGTGAACACCCGCATCATCCGCATCTTCAACACCTACGGCCCCCGCATGCGCCCCGACGACGGCCGCGTGATCACCAACTTCGTCCACCAGGCCCTGCGCGGCGAACCGCTCACTGTGTACGGCGATGGTAGCCAGACCAGAAGCTTCCAATACATAGATGATCTGGTGGAAGGGATTAGCCGTTTGATGATGGTGAAATACCACGAGCCGGTGAATTTAGGCAATGATGAAGAATTTACGATGCTGCAACTGATTGAGATATTGAGGGATGTACTCCAAAAACCTCTTCATCATGATTTTCATTTACTCCCTTCTGATGATCCAGTCAAGCGTAGGCCATGCCTAATGCGTAGGCGCGAAGTTATCGGGGAGTTTCTTGCTAAACCCTTGAATTCCGGAATTGAAAATATGATTGGTGATTTAAATAATTAA
- the gmd gene encoding GDP-mannose 4,6-dehydratase, producing MKKALITGITGQDGSYLTELLISKGYEVHGIIRRASTFNTDRIDHIYRDPHETDTRMFLHYGDLSDSSGLRMLVERIQPDEVYNLGAQSHVKVSYDQPEYTADIVGLGTLRLLEAIRDFMERTGKQVRFYQASSSEMFGAAKPPQGLQTPFHPRSPYAVAKVYSYWQTVNHREAFDMYACNGILFNHESPRRGETFVTRKITRAVGRIKMGLQDRLFLGNLDAKRDWGHARDYVEAMWMMLQQDAPRDYCIATGEAYSVREFAQKAFAQVGLNYEDYVQVDPRYFRPAEVDYLLGDASETNAVLGWTPRTSFDELVTEMVEHDLELARQEKTLLDAGHQVALKGIGNT from the coding sequence ATGAAAAAAGCACTGATTACGGGCATCACGGGGCAGGACGGGTCTTACCTGACGGAGCTTCTCATAAGCAAAGGCTATGAGGTTCACGGCATCATCCGCCGCGCCAGCACTTTCAACACGGACCGGATCGATCACATCTACCGTGATCCGCATGAAACGGACACTCGGATGTTCCTGCATTACGGCGACCTTTCGGACTCCTCCGGTCTGCGGATGCTGGTCGAACGCATTCAGCCGGACGAGGTGTACAACCTGGGCGCGCAGTCGCACGTGAAGGTCAGTTACGACCAGCCCGAGTACACGGCGGACATCGTGGGCCTGGGCACGCTGCGTCTGCTGGAGGCGATCCGTGACTTCATGGAACGCACCGGCAAGCAGGTCCGCTTCTATCAGGCCAGCAGCAGCGAGATGTTCGGCGCCGCCAAACCCCCCCAGGGACTGCAGACGCCCTTCCACCCGCGCAGCCCCTACGCCGTGGCCAAGGTGTACTCCTACTGGCAGACCGTGAACCACCGCGAGGCGTTCGACATGTACGCCTGCAACGGCATCCTCTTCAACCATGAATCCCCCCGGCGTGGCGAGACCTTCGTGACCCGCAAGATCACCCGCGCGGTGGGCCGCATCAAGATGGGACTGCAGGACAGACTCTTCCTGGGGAACCTGGACGCCAAGCGTGACTGGGGTCACGCCCGCGACTACGTGGAAGCCATGTGGATGATGCTCCAGCAGGACGCGCCCCGCGATTACTGCATCGCCACCGGCGAGGCGTACAGCGTGCGCGAGTTCGCTCAGAAGGCCTTCGCGCAGGTGGGCCTGAACTACGAGGACTACGTGCAGGTCGATCCGCGTTACTTCCGCCCGGCGGAAGTGGATTACCTGCTGGGTGACGCGTCCGAGACGAACGCGGTGCTGGGCTGGACGCCCCGCACGAGCTTCGACGAGCTGGTGACCGAGATGGTCGAGCATGACCTGGAACTGGCCCGTCAGGAGAAGACGCTGCTGGACGCCGGGCATCAGGTGGCCCTGAAGGGCATCGGCAACACCTGA
- a CDS encoding WecB/TagA/CpsF family glycosyltransferase, with amino-acid sequence MTRFEKHEYASIANYILKQANEIISIRVHAANVHMLMEGYDNSAFQKVINTADLVLPDGVPLVWALKLLGHKEAARVYGPTLTLHVCEAAAREGVAIGLYGGTPESLLDFKAFLHHEYPGIQIACAIAPPFRALTQEEDDAYTQEILDSGARILFVGIGCPKQEWWMYNHRDRLPLVMLGVGAAFDFHSGRVKQSPAVLQRLGLEWLFRLVMEPKRLWKRYAKHNPRFVALFARQLFKEKVLGRKGAAQ; translated from the coding sequence ATGACAAGATTTGAAAAACACGAATATGCGAGTATTGCTAACTATATTTTAAAACAGGCAAATGAGATTATATCAATAAGAGTCCATGCTGCGAATGTCCATATGCTTATGGAAGGCTATGATAATTCTGCATTTCAAAAAGTTATCAATACCGCGGACCTAGTTCTGCCAGATGGTGTTCCACTGGTCTGGGCACTCAAACTCCTTGGTCATAAGGAGGCCGCACGTGTTTATGGTCCTACACTGACTCTACATGTGTGCGAAGCCGCCGCACGTGAAGGTGTGGCTATAGGCCTGTATGGTGGGACGCCTGAGAGCCTGCTGGACTTCAAGGCGTTCCTGCACCACGAGTACCCGGGTATTCAGATTGCGTGTGCCATTGCCCCGCCGTTCCGGGCGCTAACGCAGGAAGAGGACGACGCGTACACCCAGGAGATCCTGGATTCGGGCGCCCGCATTCTGTTCGTGGGGATCGGTTGCCCGAAGCAGGAGTGGTGGATGTACAACCACCGTGATCGGCTGCCGCTGGTGATGCTGGGTGTGGGGGCCGCGTTCGACTTCCATTCCGGTAGGGTGAAACAGTCCCCGGCAGTGTTGCAGCGGCTGGGGCTGGAGTGGCTGTTCCGTCTGGTGATGGAGCCGAAGCGGTTGTGGAAACGGTATGCGAAGCACAACCCACGGTTTGTGGCTCTGTTTGCACGGCAATTGTTTAAAGAGAAAGTTCTGGGCAGGAAAGGGGCGGCACAATGA
- a CDS encoding glycosyltransferase: MKKNKIIEIQNYSRVNDLSEKFDHKIDNSVPNIIYVAQLIDRKGIGQLIESAKRVSANRDFVLTIIGDGPLFDSFVSQISGYEKFISFKSGVPYGNMREVYNNADGLIAPTLEDVWCLIINEAIQFKIPVMASIYAGGALDLLPPENRFDPLNDEAIDKALEMLIDKVVHEVNPNILWNAEKIVETIREAFNE; the protein is encoded by the coding sequence GTGAAAAAAAATAAAATTATAGAGATACAAAATTATTCTCGCGTCAATGATTTATCAGAAAAGTTCGATCATAAGATAGATAATAGTGTGCCGAATATTATCTATGTAGCACAATTAATAGATAGGAAGGGTATCGGTCAGTTAATTGAATCTGCGAAAAGAGTATCAGCTAATAGAGATTTTGTACTAACTATAATAGGTGACGGACCATTATTCGATAGCTTTGTATCCCAAATTTCTGGATATGAAAAATTTATTTCATTTAAATCAGGCGTTCCATATGGAAATATGCGGGAAGTATATAATAATGCCGACGGATTAATAGCCCCAACTTTAGAAGATGTTTGGTGCTTGATTATTAACGAAGCTATTCAATTCAAGATTCCGGTTATGGCATCTATATATGCGGGAGGCGCTCTCGATCTTCTGCCGCCAGAAAACAGATTTGACCCACTCAACGATGAAGCCATAGATAAAGCCTTAGAAATGCTAATTGATAAAGTGGTACATGAGGTTAACCCAAATATTCTATGGAATGCGGAAAAAATCGTTGAGACCATAAGAGAGGCATTTAATGAATAA
- a CDS encoding glycosyltransferase family 4 protein: MNKIIVVHNRYTQYGGEDAVFDSETKILASYFEVIKYDTSNHQLSNNPLISFLQSIFNFREAGRVWKMIREHRPKLIHVHNDFPYLSSSIYLIAKLNRVPVIKTVHNFRLTCIKGTHYRNGALCLNCTRVNKISAVKNKCYREKYLTSLGAVLISQFNEMLNVSKIIHTYVALTSFSKNYLVSNGIPDNKIRIKPNSTTIDNKNTTIEEKIDLVYIGRLSEEKGISNLIKFWQEEGIDIRLTVFGNGPLIDTVKEAECEYIKYAGSLDPSEVPKVMRSAKLLIFPSEWYEGMPMTILEAFACGLPVVCRNIGGLSEIVDHAVNGLVFDKMDSKTIDRIRGILDDADLRESLSANAKRKYEMNYTNNKNLKSLIEIYSNVSGII, encoded by the coding sequence ATGAATAAGATTATTGTAGTCCATAATAGATATACTCAATATGGCGGAGAGGATGCAGTATTCGACTCCGAGACTAAAATCCTGGCTTCTTACTTTGAAGTAATTAAGTACGACACGTCTAATCATCAATTATCAAATAACCCTCTAATATCTTTTCTGCAATCTATATTTAATTTTAGAGAAGCGGGCAGAGTATGGAAAATGATTAGAGAGCACAGGCCTAAACTTATACATGTGCACAATGATTTTCCTTACTTATCATCGTCTATTTATCTAATTGCGAAACTCAACAGAGTCCCTGTAATCAAAACTGTCCACAATTTCCGACTAACTTGCATAAAAGGTACTCATTATAGGAACGGTGCGTTATGTTTGAATTGCACGCGTGTAAACAAGATAAGCGCTGTGAAAAACAAATGCTATAGAGAAAAGTATTTGACGTCATTGGGCGCGGTGCTCATATCCCAATTCAATGAAATGTTAAATGTGAGTAAAATAATTCATACATACGTAGCGCTAACAAGCTTCTCAAAGAATTATCTTGTCTCAAATGGCATCCCGGATAATAAAATAAGAATCAAGCCAAACTCTACGACGATTGATAACAAAAATACAACAATAGAAGAAAAAATTGATTTAGTATATATTGGTAGACTATCGGAAGAAAAAGGCATTAGCAATCTCATTAAATTCTGGCAGGAAGAGGGTATTGACATAAGATTGACAGTTTTTGGTAATGGTCCACTTATTGATACGGTCAAAGAGGCTGAGTGTGAGTATATAAAATATGCAGGCTCTTTAGATCCCAGTGAGGTGCCTAAAGTTATGAGATCGGCAAAGCTTCTTATATTCCCATCTGAATGGTATGAGGGAATGCCTATGACAATATTAGAGGCATTTGCCTGCGGATTGCCGGTTGTTTGTAGAAATATAGGCGGCTTGAGTGAAATCGTTGATCATGCAGTAAATGGATTGGTTTTTGACAAAATGGATAGTAAAACTATCGACAGAATAAGGGGTATTCTTGACGATGCTGATTTAAGGGAGTCTCTTTCGGCCAACGCAAAAAGGAAGTATGAAATGAATTATACAAATAATAAAAATCTGAAATCATTAATCGAAATCTATTCAAATGTATCGGGAATAATATAA
- a CDS encoding glycosyltransferase family 4 protein, whose protein sequence is MEELIVIVNTDVEKNRLWSKENPSINVIKQMGLSIKRSRRHKSGFKYSSYFYIPIGQIFLLKKLKADVVFSAEMGLRTLFVILFAIFNKSCSVIIHFDGSIYTEIDNLFIRALRVFMIKQASKILVNGEDGKKYIIGLYPQAASKIDKIHYSCDNFKTHINKEDWDPKSPKFIYIGSLSERKGIYNFLEHLYRYSMQSDRSFVISIIGEEADFKHADLKKFATEKIKISFYGFRQSLEIEEILSHQDVCVVPSIADSWSLVVNESLSLGVPVLGSNRSQAVSELINQNNGWIFDPYSYESLERCLNNIVNISDREMGQLKTNCQLSVKMIDNSEIYKSYLSMFKRTVK, encoded by the coding sequence GTGGAGGAGTTGATTGTAATTGTTAATACTGATGTCGAGAAGAACAGATTGTGGAGTAAAGAAAATCCTAGCATAAATGTAATCAAGCAGATGGGCTTATCGATAAAAAGGAGTCGAAGGCATAAGTCGGGATTTAAATACTCATCCTATTTTTACATTCCAATAGGACAAATATTTTTACTCAAAAAACTGAAAGCTGACGTAGTTTTCTCGGCAGAAATGGGATTGCGGACGTTATTTGTAATTTTATTTGCGATTTTCAACAAGTCTTGTTCGGTTATAATACATTTTGACGGTTCAATATATACCGAAATCGATAACTTATTCATAAGGGCCCTTAGAGTCTTTATGATAAAGCAAGCAAGCAAAATATTGGTAAATGGCGAAGATGGCAAAAAATATATAATAGGTCTTTACCCTCAGGCAGCAAGCAAGATTGATAAAATACATTATTCATGCGATAATTTTAAAACCCATATTAATAAGGAGGATTGGGATCCAAAGTCTCCAAAGTTTATTTATATTGGCTCTCTCTCTGAGAGAAAAGGTATATATAATTTTTTGGAGCATCTCTATAGGTACAGCATGCAGTCAGATAGGTCGTTTGTTATTTCTATTATTGGCGAGGAAGCTGATTTCAAACATGCTGATCTCAAAAAATTTGCAACAGAGAAAATTAAAATCTCATTCTATGGTTTTAGACAATCGCTCGAAATAGAGGAAATTCTATCGCATCAGGATGTGTGCGTTGTGCCGTCAATTGCTGATAGCTGGAGTCTAGTAGTAAATGAATCGCTAAGCTTAGGTGTTCCAGTTCTCGGTAGCAATAGAAGTCAAGCTGTAAGCGAGTTGATTAATCAAAACAATGGATGGATCTTTGATCCTTACAGTTATGAATCCTTAGAAAGGTGCCTTAATAACATTGTGAACATATCTGATAGAGAAATGGGCCAATTGAAGACTAACTGCCAGTTGTCAGTAAAAATGATTGATAATTCGGAAATATATAAATCATACCTGTCAATGTTTAAGAGAACAGTAAAATGA
- a CDS encoding GDP-L-fucose synthase has product MTAAEWVSGPLPRDARVYVAGHNGLVGGAVLRRLQAEGFTNAITRSSRELDLRDQAAVRAFFAQERPEFVFLAAAKVGGILANSTYPAQFLYDNLMIAANVIDAAHGSGVRKLLNLGSSCIYPRLAPQPLREEALLTGPLEETNRAYAVAKIAAIELCDHYRTQYGSDFISGMPTNLYGPGDNFDLKGSHVLPALMRKMVEAKEAGAATVEVWGSGTPLREFLFVEDLADACLFLMEHVSEPGPINVGTGVDLTIRELAELIADVVGFTGELVFDASKPDGTPRKLMDVSRLAGLGWSARTDLRTGVQQTYDWFLQERAAGNIRG; this is encoded by the coding sequence ATGACGGCGGCAGAGTGGGTGTCGGGTCCGCTGCCGAGGGACGCGCGGGTGTACGTGGCGGGCCATAACGGTCTGGTGGGGGGCGCAGTGTTGCGCCGCCTGCAGGCCGAGGGATTCACGAATGCGATCACGCGGTCCAGTCGGGAGCTGGACTTGCGGGATCAGGCGGCGGTGCGGGCGTTCTTCGCGCAGGAGCGGCCGGAGTTCGTGTTCCTGGCGGCGGCGAAGGTGGGCGGCATCCTGGCGAACAGCACGTACCCGGCGCAGTTCCTGTACGACAACCTGATGATCGCCGCGAACGTGATCGACGCGGCGCACGGGTCGGGTGTGCGTAAGCTGTTGAACCTGGGCAGCAGCTGCATCTACCCGCGGCTGGCGCCGCAGCCGCTGCGTGAGGAGGCGTTGCTGACCGGCCCGCTGGAGGAGACGAACCGGGCGTACGCGGTGGCGAAGATCGCCGCGATCGAACTGTGTGACCACTACCGCACGCAGTACGGGTCGGATTTCATCAGTGGGATGCCCACGAACCTGTACGGGCCGGGGGATAACTTCGACCTGAAGGGGTCGCACGTGCTGCCGGCCCTGATGCGCAAGATGGTCGAGGCGAAAGAGGCGGGCGCGGCGACCGTGGAAGTCTGGGGGAGCGGCACGCCGCTGCGGGAGTTCCTGTTCGTGGAGGATCTGGCGGATGCATGCCTGTTCCTGATGGAGCACGTGTCCGAGCCGGGGCCGATCAATGTGGGCACGGGCGTGGACCTGACCATCCGTGAACTGGCGGAACTGATCGCGGACGTGGTGGGCTTCACGGGAGAACTGGTGTTCGATGCGAGTAAGCCGGACGGCACGCCCCGCAAGCTGATGGACGTGTCGCGTCTGGCAGGGCTGGGCTGGTCGGCGCGCACCGACCTGCGGACCGGCGTGCAGCAGACGTACGACTGGTTCCTGCAGGAACGGGCCGCCGGGAACATTCGCGGCTGA
- a CDS encoding O-antigen ligase family protein, producing MKKFIPNIMILSFLLSDYLTKYRIGEISINSLLVLVLILLVLVSVLDYKYPKKFIAIALFYLLFISYAVLSFKSLNSNSLQNLLAYLVFFGAILSGIWNFEYYFSVINRRKYGLGYIEIYIIILSLITILFSILRNYDLNFIGIRSIALTSIIFFPFILIRATNNIRSVLIISLYIFSILVSGSRTVFVIALFMLLFQSLVTGFKTFFYRLSIVIFLAAILFYWNAEIFFGFSERFISGDTSLNYGGIAINGEGRSNFWDLILSRWSENRYLGNGIGDTEIIMSANFYTEQGHNDYLRLLNDFGILGLGIYFIFLISIIIRLYKSENTYSSIALYSVGGFLISMITDNTIVYSFVMIPLGIVIGMGLKKREVSEL from the coding sequence ATGAAAAAATTCATTCCTAATATAATGATTCTGTCTTTTCTTCTTTCCGATTATTTGACAAAATATAGAATCGGGGAAATATCAATAAATAGTTTGCTTGTTCTGGTTTTAATTTTGCTTGTACTTGTTTCAGTATTAGATTACAAATATCCTAAAAAATTTATTGCGATTGCGCTGTTTTATCTTTTGTTCATATCGTATGCCGTTTTGTCTTTTAAGTCACTAAATAGTAATTCTTTGCAAAATCTTTTGGCTTACCTAGTGTTTTTTGGTGCAATTTTAAGTGGTATCTGGAATTTCGAATATTACTTTTCTGTAATTAATAGACGTAAGTATGGTTTGGGATATATAGAGATTTATATTATAATTCTTTCATTAATAACTATCCTATTTAGTATTCTCCGAAATTACGACTTGAATTTCATTGGCATTAGGAGTATTGCGCTCACATCTATTATATTCTTTCCATTTATTCTAATAAGGGCCACTAATAATATAAGAAGTGTTTTGATAATATCGCTGTACATATTTTCAATACTTGTTAGCGGATCGCGCACTGTTTTTGTGATAGCTTTATTTATGCTGTTGTTTCAAAGTTTGGTGACTGGCTTTAAAACATTTTTTTATAGATTATCAATTGTAATATTTTTGGCTGCGATTCTATTCTACTGGAATGCAGAGATATTTTTTGGATTCTCTGAAAGATTTATAAGTGGAGATACTAGTCTAAACTATGGAGGTATTGCTATTAATGGAGAAGGGCGAAGTAATTTCTGGGATCTGATTTTATCCAGATGGAGTGAAAACAGATATCTTGGCAATGGAATTGGAGACACCGAGATTATAATGTCAGCAAATTTTTACACAGAGCAGGGGCATAATGACTATCTTAGGCTATTGAATGATTTTGGGATCCTAGGTCTTGGAATTTACTTTATTTTCTTAATATCAATTATAATAAGGCTATATAAATCAGAAAATACTTATTCTAGTATAGCTTTATATTCAGTAGGAGGTTTTTTAATATCCATGATAACAGATAACACCATTGTATATAGCTTCGTGATGATTCCTTTAGGAATAGTAATAGGGATGGGACTTAAAAAAAGGGAGGTTTCTGAATTATGA
- a CDS encoding glycosyltransferase family 4 protein codes for MNIITLVSDLGIGGTQRTAQNFATNYLRKGHQSIIITPDKSGVRHSQLISSGVKVFTLDEFIENNNFNYDIVHVHREGCNGGYSDAIVATIKELMPDTHLIETNVFGWSDNTNIGKSFAHHFHVSYWSMWEWLNISKSENRCSVLPNPIDTTVFYSDKDKGESFRKDFGIPLDAFVIGRVGQAIEAKWTPDIVYIFKEIAKMNLDVWLLLVGSPPSILSEIRGLDNSLRNRIILIDRINDDSSLLECYNAMDIFVHSARIGESFGLVIIEAMMCEIPVFSIGNIWRNNAQYEILSSVDDRLYCKNRTELLNNIGSIISDKGEMQRIGSISRKFVLKNYNLLDVTDKALSTFKSIINGEQYINSDARRANILVKECVRSSIKIKAIILSKIMRSNILAKRAIRLIKVLRK; via the coding sequence ATGAATATTATTACCTTAGTTTCTGACCTAGGTATTGGTGGTACGCAGAGAACAGCGCAGAATTTTGCAACCAACTATCTTAGAAAAGGTCATCAAAGTATTATAATTACACCAGATAAAAGTGGAGTCCGACACAGTCAGCTTATTTCTAGTGGTGTAAAAGTTTTTACTCTAGATGAATTTATAGAAAATAATAATTTTAATTATGACATTGTGCATGTTCACCGTGAAGGGTGCAATGGCGGTTATTCAGATGCGATAGTCGCCACAATTAAAGAATTAATGCCGGATACTCATCTTATTGAGACAAATGTTTTTGGTTGGTCTGATAATACCAATATAGGAAAATCTTTCGCACATCATTTCCATGTTTCATATTGGTCTATGTGGGAGTGGTTGAATATATCTAAAAGCGAAAACAGATGTAGCGTTCTGCCAAACCCAATAGACACAACTGTTTTCTATAGTGATAAAGACAAGGGGGAATCCTTTAGAAAAGATTTTGGTATTCCGCTTGATGCGTTTGTAATTGGCCGTGTGGGCCAAGCTATTGAAGCTAAATGGACTCCAGATATAGTATATATATTCAAAGAAATTGCAAAAATGAATTTGGATGTGTGGCTTCTTCTGGTAGGAAGTCCGCCTAGCATTCTTAGCGAGATTCGTGGTCTCGATAATTCGCTTAGAAATAGAATTATTTTGATTGATCGCATTAATGACGATAGCAGTTTGCTGGAATGCTATAACGCTATGGATATTTTTGTTCACTCAGCTAGAATTGGTGAATCTTTCGGACTAGTGATTATTGAGGCTATGATGTGTGAGATTCCCGTTTTTTCGATCGGCAATATTTGGAGAAATAATGCACAATATGAAATACTGTCGAGTGTTGATGACAGGCTTTATTGCAAAAATAGGACAGAGCTTTTAAATAATATTGGATCAATAATATCCGATAAAGGGGAAATGCAAAGAATAGGTTCGATTTCAAGAAAATTTGTATTGAAGAATTATAATTTACTAGATGTTACCGATAAGGCATTAAGTACATTTAAATCAATAATTAATGGAGAGCAATATATTAATAGTGATGCAAGAAGAGCTAATATTCTTGTCAAAGAATGTGTTAGAAGTAGTATTAAGATAAAGGCAATAATTCTTTCGAAAATTATGAGATCTAATATACTTGCCAAGAGAGCTATTAGATTAATTAAGGTATTGCGAAAGTGA